Proteins from one Panicum virgatum strain AP13 chromosome 7K, P.virgatum_v5, whole genome shotgun sequence genomic window:
- the LOC120641240 gene encoding copper methylamine oxidase-like, with translation MAAAQEKAAACCRAAPARVAGGAPAVPVRAIAAPPPGKVVALAAGSGERVAASAAGAGGAVIEEIAAVQPTTAKASSKGIPIMTRAQRCHPLDPLSAAEIAVAVATVRAAGRSPEERDSMRFVEVVLLEPEKNVVALADAYFFPPFQPSLLPRTKGSAVIPSRLPPRRARLVVYNKQSNETSIWIVELSEVHAATRGGHHRGKVISSVVVPDVQPAMDAMEYAECEATVKSYPPFIEAMKRRGVDDMDLVMVDAWCAGYYGEADAPSRRLGKPLIFCRTESDSPMENGYARPVEGIHVVVDMQNNTVIEFEDRKLVPLPPPDHLRNYTPGETRGGVDRSDVKPLIINQPEGPSFRINGYFVEWQKWNFRIGFTPKEGLVIYSVAYVDGSRGRRPIAHRLSFVEMVVPYGDPNEPHYRKNAFDAGEDGLGKNAHSLKKGCDCLGYIKYFDAHFTNFTGGVETIENCVCLHEEDHGILWKHQDWRTGLAEVRRSRRLTVSFICTVANYEYGFYWHFYQDGKIEAEVKLTGILSLGALMPGESRKYGTTIAPGLYAPVHQHFFVARMDMAVDCKPNEAHNQVVEVNVKVESAGTHNVHNNAFYAEEKLLKSELKAMRDCDPSSARHWIVRNTRTVNRTGQPTGYRLVPGSNCLPLALPEAKFLRRAGFLKHNLWVTQYKSDEMFPGGEFPNQNPRIHEGLATWVQKDRPLEETNIVLWYMFGLTHIPRLEDWPVMPVERIGFMLMPHGFFNCSPAVDVPPSSSDADVKEAESPKAIQSGSLISKL, from the exons ATGGCCGCAGCTCAGGAAAAGGCGGCGGCatgctgccgcgccgcgcccgcgcgcgtcgCTGGAGGCGCCCCTGCCGTCCCCGTGCGGGCgatcgccgcgccaccgcccgggAAGGTCGTCGCCCTCGCCGCGGGGTCCGGTGAGCGCGtggccgcgtccgccgccggcgcgggtggCGCCGTGATCGAGGAGATCGCCGCGGTCCAGCCCACAACGGCGAAGGCCTCCTCCAAAG GGATACCAATAATGACAAGAGCCCAGAGGTGCCACCCTTTAGACCCATTATCTGCCGCTGAAATTGCAGTTGCTGTAGCAACTGTAAGAGCTGCTGGAAGATCTCCTGAG GAAAGAGATAGCATGCGCTTTGTTGAAGTTGTACTGTTGGAGCCAGAAAAGAATGTGGTGGCATTAGCTGATGCCTACTTCTTCCCACCTTTCCAACCATCACTGCTCCCGAGAACCAAAGGTTCTGCTGTTATTCCAAGCAGGTTGCCTCCTAGGAGGGCCAGACTTGTTGTCTACAATAAACAATCAAATGAGACTAGCATCTGGATAGTAGAACTATCTGAAGTGCATGCAGCTACAAGGGGTGGGCATCACAGAGGAAAGGTGATATCATCTGTAGTTGTTCCAGATGTTCAACCTGCAATG GATGCTATGGAGTATGCTGAATGTGAGGCTACTGTCAAAAGTTACCCACCATTTATTGAAGCTATGAAGAGAAGAGGCGTGGACGACATGGATCTTGTTATGGTAGATGCCTG GTGTGCCGGCTACTATGGTGAAGCTGATGCTCCCAGTCGCAGACTTGGCAAGCCTCTGATATTTTGCAGGACTGAGAGTGATAGCCCCATGGAAAATGGTTATGCCCGTCCTGTGGAAGGAATTCATGTTGTTGTTGATATGCAGAATAATACTGTAATAGAGTTTGAAGATAGGAAGTTGGTTCCTCTCCCCCCACCAGATCATTTGAGGAATTATACTCCTGGGGAAACAAGAGGTGGTGTTGATCGAAGTGATGTAAAACCACTTATTATCAATCAGCCCGAGGGTCCAAGTTTCCGCATCAATGGCTATTTTGTGGAATGGCAGAAG TGGAACTTCCGTATTGGCTTCACCCCCAAAGAGGGTTTGGTTATCTATTCTGTTGCGTATGTTGATGGTAGCCGTGGACGTCGACCTATTGCGCATAGGCTGAGCTTTGTTGAGATGGTTGTTCCTTATGGAGATCCAAATGAACCACATTATCGCAAGAATGCATTTGATGCTGGAGAAGATGGACTTGGCAAAAATGCTCATTCTCTTAAGAAG GGATGTGATTGCTTGGGATACATAAAATATTTTGATGCACATTTCACAAACTTCACTGGTGGTGTTGAGACAATTGAGAACTGTGTTTGTTTGCATGAGGAGGACCATGGAATCCTCTGGAAACACCAAGACTGGAGAACTGGTTTAGCAGAAGTAAGGCGGTCAAGGAGGCTCACTGTCTCATTTATCTGTACTGTTGCAAACTACGAATATGGGTTTTACTGGCACTTCTATCAG GATGGAAAAATAGAAGCAGAAGTAAAGCTTACTGGGATTCTCAGCTTAGGAGCCCTGATGCCCGGGGAATCAAGGAAATATGGCACAACTATTGCCCCTGGTCTGTATGCACCAGTTCATCAGCATTTCTTTGTTGCCCGTATGGACATGGCTGTGGATTGCAAACCTAATGAGGCTCATAATCAG GTGGTCGAGGTTAATGTTAAAGTGGAAAGTGCAGGCACGCATAATGTGCATAACAATGCTTTCtatgctgaagagaagttgctgAAGTCTGAGCTGAAAGCAATGCGGGATTGTGACCCTTCATCTGCACGCCATTGGATT GTAAGGAACACGCGAACTGTAAACCGCACTGGGCAGCCAACTGGTTACAGGCTCGTGCCTGGTTCAAACTGCCTGCCATTGGCTCTGCCGGAGGCGAAATTTCTGAGGAGAGCTGGGTTCTTGAAGCACAATCTCTGGGTCACCCAATACAAGAGCGACGAGATGTTCCCTGGAGGGGAGTTTCCCAACCAGAATCCTCGAATCCACGAGGGTTTGGCTACATGGGTCCAGAAGGATAGGCCCCTGGAGGAAACCAACATTGTTCTCTG GTACATGTTCGGGCTTACCCATATCCCAAGGCTGGAAGACTGGCCGGTCATGCCGGTAGAGCGCATCGGCTTCATGCTCATG CCACACGGATTCTTCAACTGCTCGCCTGCGGTCGACGTGCCTCCCAGCTCCTCCGATGCCGACGTCAAAGAAGCCGAGTCGCCCAAGGCCATCCAGAGTGGCAGTCTCATCTCGAAGCTGTGA